Proteins from one Ketobacter alkanivorans genomic window:
- a CDS encoding TetR/AcrR family transcriptional regulator: MSKKAQNAAEKEQRILTAALHLFATQGYEATAVPQVALKAAVGSGTIYRYFDNKEALVNAVFRSAKAKLKHYLHEDHFDDEPRQVFHRFWNNLIRFTEDNPEDFHFLELQDHAPYLDDASRQLELEVLAPISLFCIEYGRKGLFKSLPADAMMAMIWGAFVGLMKAGKLGYARLNHSVLRQAEEVCWQMLLK; the protein is encoded by the coding sequence ATGTCGAAGAAAGCCCAAAATGCCGCTGAAAAAGAACAACGCATTCTGACTGCAGCCCTGCATTTGTTTGCCACCCAAGGCTATGAAGCCACAGCGGTACCTCAGGTTGCCCTGAAAGCAGCGGTCGGGTCAGGCACGATCTACCGTTACTTCGACAACAAAGAAGCGCTGGTGAACGCCGTGTTTCGCAGCGCCAAAGCCAAATTGAAACACTATCTGCATGAAGACCATTTCGACGATGAGCCACGGCAGGTGTTCCATCGTTTCTGGAACAACCTGATTCGCTTCACCGAAGACAACCCTGAAGACTTTCACTTTTTGGAGCTTCAGGATCACGCCCCCTACCTGGATGACGCCAGCCGACAATTGGAACTGGAGGTGCTCGCCCCCATCAGTCTGTTCTGCATCGAATACGGCCGCAAAGGGCTATTCAAGAGCCTGCCTGCGGACGCCATGATGGCCATGATCTGGGGGGCATTCGTCGGCTTGATGAAAGCTGGCAAATTGGGCTATGCCCGACTCAACCACAGCGTGCTGCGGCAGGCAGAGGAGGTGTGCTGGCAGATGCTGCTGAAATGA
- the rimI gene encoding ribosomal protein S18-alanine N-acetyltransferase has protein sequence MQIGLLSFSHLPQVMDIENEAYPWPWTEGMFADSIRSGHLCYLASDGDRALGYIVAYVAAGECHILNVCVDPAEQGNGLGRKLLRYALGVALDLGANEAFLEVRVSNDAAINLYEATGFEVVGVRPRYYPADDGREDALVYRLELSTINR, from the coding sequence ATGCAGATTGGCCTGCTTAGTTTCAGCCATCTTCCCCAGGTTATGGATATTGAGAACGAGGCTTACCCCTGGCCTTGGACAGAAGGCATGTTTGCCGACAGTATACGTAGCGGGCATCTTTGCTATCTGGCGTCAGACGGCGATCGTGCTTTGGGTTATATCGTCGCCTATGTGGCAGCAGGGGAGTGTCACATACTGAATGTGTGTGTGGATCCAGCAGAGCAAGGTAACGGCCTGGGCCGCAAATTGCTTCGCTACGCATTAGGCGTGGCACTGGATCTTGGTGCCAACGAAGCGTTTCTTGAAGTGCGCGTCAGTAACGACGCTGCCATCAATTTATATGAAGCAACGGGTTTCGAAGTGGTGGGCGTTCGTCCACGCTACTACCCGGCAGACGATGGGCGCGAAGACGCATTGGTGTACCGATTGGAACTGTCGACCATTAATCGATAG
- a CDS encoding DUF3592 domain-containing protein, giving the protein MSVVTRKQKRRRNVLVMLFGLPFLGFGVGFGYFKVWPEFSYWLDARSWQYTEGQLLSYRLNTAKGSEGGSTYSISARFRFEVSGHIYESSRYGIHTGNDNIGNYHQQQYQRLQRIERDQLPLTVWYDPADPNQAVVDRDLRWGLMLMQAVFAVVFALVGLVVVIVGWFGKAQSTGVGAEPMAGEMAAPFDFSDRQPISPSVTGQHWMMWLFATLWNLIAFPACFAAMDEISRIQKTEDYLLLLILLFPLVGVFLVWQAIKGSILYVRYGKSLLRLDPNPGQAGGQVGGDIELSKPLPLDAQCEIRLECQHSYETRNSKGHKRISTSVSWQDSITVRGRREAGKTRVQFLFDVPADLPATQPKSTDWHHWQLHICADIPGLDLALDFELPVQKGEAKSRIRIPGHARQQQLQRSQQLAQVLNVEQRGDTLFMHSRYGRELAGSVMAALFGAIFFGVGVGIGVVDMGAGLLEWPVKLLFCTVFGGIGLLLLLAGIATPTTRLETAIDRHSVHVRRWFLGKLVYQKSIALDGVSQLETHKKSSNSNGKHMQNWFEIRLQHNTGKQPIAESIPGRVLADEALAFLRNNTGLP; this is encoded by the coding sequence ATGTCAGTGGTGACACGCAAGCAAAAGCGAAGACGGAATGTGTTGGTGATGTTGTTTGGCCTGCCCTTTTTAGGTTTTGGCGTGGGCTTTGGCTACTTCAAGGTGTGGCCGGAATTTTCCTACTGGCTGGATGCCAGGAGCTGGCAGTATACCGAGGGCCAGTTGCTCTCATACCGTTTGAATACAGCCAAAGGCAGTGAAGGTGGTTCCACTTACTCCATCAGTGCCCGTTTTCGTTTTGAGGTATCGGGCCACATCTACGAGTCGTCGCGTTATGGCATTCATACCGGCAACGACAATATTGGCAACTATCACCAGCAGCAGTATCAGCGCTTGCAGCGGATTGAGCGTGACCAGTTGCCACTCACCGTTTGGTACGACCCCGCCGACCCCAATCAGGCCGTTGTGGATAGGGATCTGCGTTGGGGGTTGATGCTGATGCAGGCGGTGTTCGCCGTTGTGTTTGCCTTAGTGGGGTTGGTTGTGGTGATTGTTGGCTGGTTTGGCAAAGCTCAATCTACAGGCGTTGGCGCTGAACCCATGGCAGGTGAAATGGCAGCGCCGTTTGATTTCAGTGATCGTCAGCCGATATCGCCAAGTGTTACCGGGCAGCACTGGATGATGTGGCTGTTTGCCACCTTGTGGAACCTGATTGCTTTCCCGGCTTGCTTTGCAGCCATGGATGAGATCAGCCGCATTCAAAAAACAGAAGATTATCTGCTTCTGTTGATTTTGTTGTTTCCTCTGGTGGGCGTGTTTCTCGTCTGGCAGGCCATTAAGGGTTCAATCCTTTATGTTCGTTACGGCAAATCCCTGCTGCGACTGGATCCCAATCCTGGTCAGGCCGGGGGGCAGGTGGGGGGTGATATTGAGCTTAGCAAGCCACTGCCTCTGGATGCCCAATGCGAGATCCGGCTTGAGTGCCAGCATTCCTATGAGACCCGTAACAGCAAGGGGCATAAGCGCATTTCCACCAGTGTCAGTTGGCAGGATTCTATTACCGTGCGGGGCCGACGTGAGGCAGGCAAAACGCGGGTGCAGTTCTTGTTTGATGTACCGGCAGACTTGCCTGCGACTCAGCCCAAGTCCACCGACTGGCATCATTGGCAGCTCCATATTTGTGCCGACATCCCCGGTTTGGATCTGGCGCTGGACTTTGAATTGCCGGTTCAGAAGGGTGAGGCAAAAAGCCGCATTCGAATCCCCGGCCACGCACGGCAGCAGCAACTGCAGCGATCCCAACAGTTGGCTCAAGTGCTGAATGTAGAGCAGCGGGGGGATACGCTGTTTATGCATTCCCGATACGGGCGTGAGCTGGCGGGCTCTGTAATGGCGGCCCTGTTCGGGGCCATATTTTTTGGTGTGGGGGTTGGGATCGGTGTTGTGGATATGGGGGCTGGGTTGTTGGAATGGCCAGTGAAGTTGTTGTTCTGTACGGTCTTTGGTGGCATAGGCTTGTTGCTTCTGCTGGCGGGGATCGCTACTCCCACAACAAGGCTTGAGACCGCCATTGATCGCCACTCGGTGCACGTGCGGCGCTGGTTTTTGGGCAAGCTTGTTTACCAGAAAAGCATCGCTCTGGACGGAGTATCCCAGCTGGAAACCCACAAAAAAAGCAGCAACAGCAATGGCAAGCATATGCAAAACTGGTTTGAGATCCGTTTGCAGCACAATACAGGCAAGCAGCCTATCGCAGAATCCATTCCCGGACGGGTGTTGGCGGATGAAGCGCTTGCTTTTTTACGTAATAACACGGGTTTGCCATAA
- the groL gene encoding chaperonin GroEL (60 kDa chaperone family; promotes refolding of misfolded polypeptides especially under stressful conditions; forms two stacked rings of heptamers to form a barrel-shaped 14mer; ends can be capped by GroES; misfolded proteins enter the barrel where they are refolded when GroES binds) — MAAKEVKFGDAARVKMVKGINILADAVKVTLGPKGRNVVLDKAFGAPTITKDGVSVAKEIELEDKFENMGAQMVKEVASQANDAAGDGTTTATVLAQAIVSEGLRAVAAGMNPMDLKRGIDKATSAVVAELQGMSIPCEDSKAIAQVGTISANSDTSVGTIIAEAMEKVGKEGVITVEEGSGLENELDVVEGMQFDRGYLSPYFINNQEKMSVELESPYILLVDKKISNIRDLLPILEAVAKSGKPLLIIAEDVEGEALATLVVNNMRGIVKIAAVKAPGFGDRRKAMLQDIAILTGGTVISEEVGLSLEGATLDDLGTAKKISITKENTTVVDGAGVEAEIQARVKQIRQQIEEATSDYDKEKLQERVAKLAGGVAVIKVGAGSEVEMKEKKARVEDALHATRAAVEEGVVPGGGVALVRALSNISSLEGANEDQTAGIQLALRAMEAPIRQIASNAGAEASVVVDKVKSGSGNFGYDAATGEYGDMIELGILDPAKVTRSALQAAASIAGLMITTEAMVADLPEKEGAGGGMPDMGGMGGMGGMGGMM, encoded by the coding sequence ATGGCTGCTAAAGAAGTTAAATTCGGTGACGCCGCCCGCGTCAAAATGGTTAAGGGCATCAACATCCTGGCGGATGCGGTTAAGGTAACGCTGGGCCCCAAAGGTCGTAACGTTGTGTTGGACAAAGCCTTCGGTGCTCCCACCATCACCAAAGACGGTGTTTCCGTAGCGAAAGAAATCGAGCTGGAAGACAAGTTCGAAAACATGGGCGCTCAAATGGTTAAGGAAGTTGCTTCCCAAGCCAATGATGCAGCCGGTGACGGTACCACTACTGCAACTGTTCTGGCTCAGGCCATTGTTAGCGAAGGCCTGCGTGCCGTTGCTGCTGGCATGAACCCAATGGATCTGAAGCGTGGCATTGATAAAGCGACTTCTGCGGTCGTTGCTGAACTGCAAGGCATGTCTATTCCTTGTGAAGATTCAAAAGCCATCGCTCAGGTAGGCACCATCTCTGCCAACAGCGACACGTCTGTGGGCACCATCATCGCTGAAGCGATGGAAAAAGTGGGCAAAGAAGGCGTTATCACTGTTGAAGAAGGCAGTGGTCTGGAAAACGAACTGGACGTAGTGGAAGGTATGCAGTTCGATCGCGGTTACCTGTCTCCTTACTTCATCAACAACCAGGAAAAAATGAGTGTTGAGCTGGAAAGCCCATACATCCTGCTGGTTGATAAGAAAATCTCCAACATTCGTGACCTGCTGCCGATCCTGGAAGCCGTTGCCAAGTCCGGCAAGCCTCTGCTGATCATCGCTGAAGACGTTGAAGGCGAAGCACTGGCTACTCTGGTAGTGAACAACATGCGCGGTATCGTGAAGATTGCTGCGGTAAAAGCACCTGGTTTCGGCGATCGTCGTAAAGCCATGCTGCAGGATATCGCTATCCTGACCGGTGGTACTGTGATTTCTGAAGAAGTGGGTCTGTCTCTGGAAGGCGCTACTCTGGATGATCTGGGTACTGCCAAGAAGATCTCCATCACCAAAGAAAACACCACTGTAGTGGACGGTGCCGGTGTTGAAGCTGAAATCCAGGCTCGTGTTAAGCAGATTCGTCAGCAGATCGAAGAAGCCACTTCCGATTACGATAAAGAAAAACTGCAAGAGCGCGTAGCCAAACTGGCTGGCGGTGTTGCCGTAATCAAGGTAGGTGCTGGCTCTGAAGTTGAAATGAAAGAGAAGAAAGCCCGCGTTGAAGATGCTCTGCACGCTACCCGTGCTGCGGTTGAAGAAGGTGTGGTTCCTGGTGGTGGTGTGGCGCTGGTTCGCGCGCTGTCCAACATCTCCTCTCTGGAAGGTGCTAACGAAGATCAGACCGCTGGTATTCAATTGGCGCTGCGCGCTATGGAAGCCCCTATTCGCCAAATCGCGTCTAACGCTGGTGCCGAAGCATCCGTAGTCGTCGACAAAGTGAAAAGCGGCTCCGGCAACTTCGGTTACGATGCTGCCACTGGCGAGTACGGTGACATGATCGAGTTGGGTATTCTTGACCCTGCCAAAGTAACCCGTTCAGCGCTGCAAGCTGCTGCCTCTATCGCTGGTTTGATGATCACAACCGAAGCAATGGTTGCTGATCTGCCAGAGAAAGAAGGTGCAGGTGGTGGCATGCCTGATATGGGCGGCATGGGCGGAATGGGTGGCATGGGCGGCATGATGTAA
- a CDS encoding 2-isopropylmalate synthase, with amino-acid sequence MSATEKLIIFDTTLRDGEQSPGASMTQEEKLRIAKALERMQVDVIEAGFAIASQGDFESVKAVAESIKDSRVCSLARAVDADIDRAGEALKNATAGRIHTFIATSPIHMEFKLRMSPDQVVEQAVKAVTRARNLCDDVEFSCEDAGRSEIDFLCRVIEAAIDAGARTINIPDTVGYAMPQQYGDTIRQLIERIPNSDKAIFSVHCHNDLGLAVANSLAAVTCGARQVECTINGLGERAGNASLEEIVMAVKTRADFFNIETGINTREIVPASRLVSSITGFPVQPNKAIVGANAFAHESGIHQDGVIKHRETYEIMKAEDVGWNANRMVLGKHSGRNAFRGRLDELGISLKSEQELNDAFQRFKDLADKKHEIFDEDIQALVSDTQKATENELYSLVSLSVCSQTGEVPNATIVLNIGNEEQRSQSEGAGPVDATFKAIERIVSSGTSLELYNVSAITSGTDSQGEVTVRLEKGGRIVNGHGSDIDIVAASAKAYLNALNLLSAETQKAHPQTSGV; translated from the coding sequence ATGAGCGCCACCGAAAAACTCATCATATTCGACACTACCTTGCGCGACGGCGAGCAAAGCCCTGGGGCCTCCATGACCCAGGAAGAAAAGCTGCGCATCGCCAAGGCGTTGGAACGCATGCAGGTGGATGTGATTGAGGCGGGTTTTGCTATCGCCAGCCAAGGGGATTTTGAATCCGTTAAGGCCGTTGCCGAGAGTATTAAAGACAGTCGCGTCTGTTCACTGGCCCGCGCCGTGGATGCCGATATTGATCGCGCTGGTGAGGCATTGAAAAATGCCACTGCCGGGCGCATTCACACCTTTATTGCTACTTCTCCTATTCATATGGAATTCAAGCTGCGTATGTCCCCGGATCAAGTGGTGGAACAGGCAGTGAAAGCCGTTACTCGGGCGCGTAACCTGTGTGATGATGTTGAATTCTCCTGTGAGGATGCAGGGCGCTCTGAAATCGATTTTCTGTGCCGAGTCATAGAAGCTGCTATCGATGCCGGTGCCCGTACCATCAATATTCCAGATACTGTCGGCTACGCCATGCCTCAGCAGTACGGTGACACCATTCGCCAGTTAATCGAGCGTATTCCCAACTCCGACAAAGCTATTTTTTCAGTGCATTGCCACAATGATTTGGGGTTGGCCGTGGCTAACTCACTGGCGGCGGTTACCTGTGGGGCCCGTCAAGTGGAATGCACGATCAACGGTCTGGGGGAACGTGCAGGTAACGCATCCCTGGAAGAGATTGTCATGGCGGTCAAAACCCGTGCCGATTTCTTCAATATTGAAACCGGCATCAACACCCGAGAGATCGTACCGGCATCACGACTGGTATCCTCTATTACTGGCTTCCCGGTGCAGCCCAACAAGGCGATCGTGGGTGCCAACGCCTTTGCTCATGAGTCCGGTATCCATCAGGACGGAGTCATCAAGCATCGCGAAACCTATGAGATCATGAAGGCTGAAGACGTAGGCTGGAATGCCAATCGTATGGTCTTGGGCAAGCACTCCGGTCGTAACGCATTTCGTGGCCGTTTGGATGAGTTGGGAATCAGCCTCAAATCCGAACAGGAGTTGAACGATGCGTTCCAGCGCTTCAAGGATCTGGCGGACAAAAAGCACGAAATCTTCGATGAAGACATCCAGGCCTTGGTAAGCGATACCCAGAAAGCCACTGAAAACGAACTCTATTCGTTGGTTTCGCTGAGCGTCTGTTCCCAAACCGGTGAAGTACCTAACGCCACCATCGTCTTGAACATTGGTAATGAAGAGCAACGCTCACAGAGCGAGGGGGCAGGCCCCGTGGACGCCACCTTCAAGGCGATCGAGCGTATCGTTAGCAGCGGCACCAGTCTTGAACTGTATAATGTCAGCGCCATCACCAGTGGCACCGATTCTCAGGGCGAGGTTACTGTGCGTCTTGAGAAAGGGGGGCGTATTGTGAATGGTCACGGCTCCGATATTGATATTGTGGCGGCTTCTGCCAAGGCTTATTTGAATGCGTTGAACCTGCTCAGCGCCGAAACCCAGAAAGCCCATCCGCAAACCTCAGGTGTATAA
- a CDS encoding HugZ family pyridoxamine 5'-phosphate oxidase, whose amino-acid sequence MTMEAGKRARTVLQSVFSGVLSTHSQKYDGYPFGSVVPFCLDQTGQPLILISRLAQHTQNIRANPKLSLTLLEANPDKGDVQQVERLTLIADAEPVSETEAAAQLYYHCFPQATGYHNQLDFEFYRLNLKQLRFIEGFGQARWLSPGDVVQASPFSLEQWSRIVGHMNEDHADAIQHYCALQAIANPDRDACMASIDAEGMVLRVQARLFRVEFERIVTTSEEARAILVEMARTPVKQD is encoded by the coding sequence ATGACCATGGAAGCAGGCAAGCGCGCCCGCACGGTGTTGCAATCGGTATTCAGTGGTGTGTTGAGTACACACTCGCAAAAATATGACGGTTATCCGTTCGGCTCTGTGGTGCCTTTTTGTCTGGATCAGACCGGCCAGCCCCTGATTTTGATCAGCCGCTTGGCGCAGCACACGCAAAATATTCGAGCTAACCCAAAGCTGTCACTGACACTGTTGGAGGCCAACCCCGATAAGGGGGATGTCCAGCAGGTGGAGCGCCTGACGCTGATTGCCGATGCCGAGCCGGTGAGCGAGACAGAAGCGGCGGCCCAGCTGTATTACCACTGCTTTCCCCAGGCTACCGGCTATCACAACCAGCTGGATTTTGAATTCTACCGGCTCAATCTGAAGCAGCTGCGCTTTATCGAAGGTTTTGGTCAGGCGCGCTGGCTGTCACCGGGCGATGTGGTGCAAGCCAGCCCGTTTTCGCTGGAACAATGGTCGCGTATAGTGGGTCATATGAATGAGGATCATGCAGATGCCATTCAGCACTATTGCGCATTGCAGGCCATTGCCAACCCGGATCGGGATGCCTGTATGGCCTCTATCGACGCAGAGGGAATGGTGCTGAGGGTGCAAGCCCGACTGTTCAGGGTTGAATTTGAACGAATTGTCACCACATCGGAAGAAGCCAGGGCGATTTTGGTGGAAATGGCCCGTACACCAGTCAAGCAGGATTAA
- a CDS encoding mechanosensitive ion channel family protein translates to MELDKVNVQPIIDKAAEMVMFYAPKLLLALITLFIGLWLINMACKGVGFLLEKREFDVSLRKWLISILGVAFKACLFISVISMIGVQTTSFIAILGAAGLAIGLALQGSLTNFAGGVLILVFKPYKVGDYIKTNGEEGFVEAIDVFYTFLHTVDSKHVILPNGPLANGNLVNYTKDANRRVDLSVGISYHSSFEHAEAALLEMIKKEPRVLQDPPPFVGVTGYGDSSIDLTVRAWCLNEDYWGVFFELNKRIKPALDAAGISIPFPQRDVHLFQQKG, encoded by the coding sequence ATGGAATTGGATAAAGTTAACGTACAGCCGATCATCGACAAAGCCGCTGAGATGGTCATGTTTTATGCACCGAAACTGTTATTAGCGCTCATTACACTTTTTATTGGCCTGTGGTTGATAAACATGGCCTGCAAAGGCGTTGGCTTTTTGCTAGAAAAGCGTGAGTTTGACGTGTCCTTGCGCAAGTGGCTCATCAGTATCCTCGGTGTAGCGTTTAAGGCCTGCTTGTTTATTTCAGTCATCTCCATGATCGGCGTGCAGACCACTTCGTTCATCGCCATTTTAGGTGCCGCAGGCCTGGCCATCGGTTTGGCGCTGCAGGGCAGCCTTACCAATTTCGCAGGTGGCGTGCTGATTCTAGTGTTTAAGCCCTACAAAGTCGGTGACTACATCAAGACGAATGGAGAAGAAGGCTTCGTTGAAGCCATTGATGTGTTCTATACGTTTCTGCATACCGTAGACAGTAAGCATGTCATCCTGCCCAATGGCCCCTTGGCTAATGGCAACTTGGTGAATTACACCAAAGACGCGAATCGCCGAGTTGATCTGTCCGTGGGCATCAGCTACCACAGTAGCTTCGAGCACGCAGAGGCCGCATTGCTGGAGATGATCAAGAAAGAGCCGCGAGTGTTGCAGGATCCACCCCCCTTTGTTGGAGTAACCGGTTACGGAGACAGCTCCATTGACCTTACTGTTCGTGCCTGGTGTTTGAACGAAGATTATTGGGGTGTGTTTTTCGAACTTAACAAGCGCATCAAGCCAGCCCTGGATGCCGCTGGAATCAGCATTCCATTCCCACAGCGCGACGTGCACCTGTTCCAGCAAAAAGGCTGA
- a CDS encoding Fic family protein: protein MASPSEKLAHSLSVLKEIQDRGQIAIRAGDMTRTHRERLLKNGFIREVMKGWYIPARADEAPGESTAWYASFWGFARDYLNSRFDEDWCLSPEQSLALHSGNWTVPRQLLVRTPKGGNKPTGLLHDTSIFDLRLELPDKDDIVLLDGLRTMSLPAALIACPPNYYTAKPLEMRSALSMINEPSDVLRRLLEGNHSTVAGRLAGAFRNIGRTKIADTILDTMRSAGHTVNETDPFAEQSTVLFGNREVSPYVNRLRMMWAAFREPILEHFPPATNIPKDIKAYLTQIDDIYASDAYHSLSIEGYKVSAELIERVREGNWNPASIKADPQSQRDRDQQNTLAARGYWQAFQAVKKTIKDVLEGKDAGEAAEDDYSAWYRELFGPSVVAGIIGAADLAGYRNRAVYIRQSMHTPPSPEAVRDLIPAFFELLREEQSPEVRVVLGHFIFVYIHPFMDGNGRTGRFLMNVMLAAGGYPWLVIPVERRSDYMSALEAASVDQNIEPFTMFLSDLLKDQT, encoded by the coding sequence ATGGCCTCTCCTTCTGAAAAGCTTGCGCACTCATTATCTGTCCTCAAAGAAATTCAGGATAGAGGGCAAATCGCGATCCGCGCAGGCGACATGACGCGCACCCACCGCGAACGACTGTTAAAGAACGGTTTTATTCGCGAAGTGATGAAAGGCTGGTATATCCCTGCCCGCGCTGACGAAGCGCCAGGCGAGAGCACGGCATGGTATGCGTCTTTCTGGGGTTTTGCGAGAGATTATCTTAATTCCCGCTTTGATGAAGATTGGTGCCTGTCCCCTGAACAATCTTTGGCTTTGCATTCAGGGAATTGGACAGTACCAAGACAGTTACTTGTTCGCACACCCAAAGGCGGCAACAAACCCACAGGACTGCTACACGATACGTCTATATTTGATCTGCGCTTAGAGCTACCAGATAAGGATGATATTGTGCTGCTGGATGGTCTTCGCACCATGAGCCTACCTGCTGCGCTCATCGCCTGCCCACCGAATTATTATACGGCGAAGCCATTAGAGATGCGCTCAGCGCTGTCTATGATCAATGAACCTTCTGACGTACTGAGAAGATTGCTCGAAGGCAATCACAGCACAGTTGCGGGACGCCTAGCGGGTGCATTTAGAAATATCGGCAGAACAAAAATCGCCGATACAATACTAGATACAATGCGCAGTGCTGGTCATACGGTTAATGAGACTGATCCCTTTGCTGAACAATCCACGGTACTATTTGGCAACCGTGAAGTCTCACCCTACGTTAACAGACTACGCATGATGTGGGCGGCTTTTCGGGAACCGATCCTGGAGCATTTCCCCCCTGCCACCAATATACCCAAAGACATCAAAGCCTATCTGACACAGATCGACGACATCTATGCATCTGACGCTTATCACTCCCTATCGATTGAGGGCTATAAGGTTAGCGCTGAACTGATCGAGCGTGTGCGCGAAGGTAACTGGAACCCCGCTAGCATCAAAGCCGACCCCCAATCACAAAGAGATAGAGACCAACAAAACACCCTTGCCGCGAGAGGCTACTGGCAAGCCTTCCAAGCGGTTAAGAAAACCATCAAGGATGTTCTTGAAGGCAAAGACGCAGGTGAGGCGGCTGAAGATGATTACAGCGCATGGTATCGAGAGTTATTCGGGCCAAGCGTAGTGGCTGGTATTATCGGTGCGGCTGATTTAGCAGGCTATCGCAATAGAGCTGTATATATTCGCCAATCAATGCACACGCCACCAAGCCCAGAAGCGGTACGCGATTTAATACCAGCCTTCTTTGAGCTGCTAAGAGAAGAACAAAGCCCAGAAGTTCGCGTTGTGTTGGGACATTTTATTTTCGTTTATATCCATCCCTTCATGGATGGAAACGGCAGAACAGGTCGCTTCCTAATGAATGTCATGTTAGCCGCTGGCGGCTATCCGTGGCTTGTTATTCCAGTGGAGCGACGAAGCGACTATATGAGTGCACTGGAAGCCGCCAGTGTCGATCAAAACATCGAGCCCTTCACGATGTTCCTGTCTGATCTCTTAAAGGATCAGACATAG
- a CDS encoding co-chaperone GroES, protein MNIRPLHDRVVIRRVEEETKSAGGIVLPGSATEKPSQGEVLAVGPGRVSETGEVRPLDVKAGDKVIFGQYAGSTVKIDGEELLIMGENEIFGVLEG, encoded by the coding sequence ATGAATATCCGTCCTTTACATGATCGCGTCGTGATTCGTCGTGTTGAAGAGGAAACTAAAAGCGCAGGTGGTATCGTTCTGCCCGGTTCCGCCACTGAAAAGCCTTCTCAAGGCGAAGTGCTGGCTGTGGGTCCTGGTCGAGTATCAGAGACTGGCGAAGTTCGCCCTCTGGATGTAAAAGCTGGTGACAAAGTTATCTTCGGTCAATACGCCGGTAGCACCGTAAAAATCGACGGTGAAGAGCTGTTGATCATGGGCGAAAACGAAATCTTTGGTGTTCTGGAAGGCTAA
- a CDS encoding FxsA family protein has protein sequence MGFGRVFIFIFVFALLEAIVLGQVAQSIGWAVTILLTVLTAMMGSLLFRWQGVETWIRLNKRMQQGEMPGAEMVEGVMLLLGGALLITPGFITDAVGFLLLLPQSRKAFASYVVKKGMMQAFTRGPGQGNVWVYQRGSYGPGATQPDSDQQRPTVYEDRQGHFVIEGEVEKKDETP, from the coding sequence ATGGGATTTGGGCGCGTTTTTATTTTTATTTTTGTTTTCGCTCTGTTGGAGGCCATTGTGTTGGGGCAAGTGGCCCAGAGCATTGGCTGGGCGGTGACTATTTTGCTGACGGTGCTCACGGCGATGATGGGCTCGTTGCTGTTTCGCTGGCAGGGTGTAGAGACCTGGATCCGCCTTAATAAACGTATGCAGCAAGGTGAGATGCCCGGTGCCGAGATGGTGGAAGGGGTTATGCTGCTGTTGGGTGGTGCGCTGCTGATCACCCCTGGTTTCATTACGGACGCAGTGGGTTTTCTGCTGTTGCTGCCTCAAAGCCGTAAGGCTTTCGCCTCGTATGTTGTTAAAAAAGGCATGATGCAGGCATTTACCCGCGGCCCAGGCCAGGGCAATGTCTGGGTTTATCAGCGTGGCAGCTACGGCCCTGGAGCGACTCAACCGGATTCAGATCAGCAGCGGCCGACCGTCTACGAAGATCGTCAAGGCCATTTCGTAATCGAAGGCGAAGTGGAGAAAAAAGACGAAACCCCTTAA